One stretch of Roseimicrobium sp. ORNL1 DNA includes these proteins:
- a CDS encoding pentapeptide repeat-containing protein, which translates to MDIVLQRYLAGERNFVDEEFDDMTNDLQGANLAGSDFSRTFIYANFRGANLQGVKFVHANVKTCDFTDANLRDADFSGAALDGADFVNADLTGAVFTGATVQGQCYSQGEVPGHWPGGDASS; encoded by the coding sequence ATGGACATCGTACTGCAACGCTATCTGGCTGGTGAACGTAACTTCGTCGACGAAGAGTTCGACGACATGACCAATGACCTACAAGGAGCCAATTTGGCAGGATCTGACTTCTCTCGCACTTTCATCTACGCAAACTTCCGTGGAGCAAACCTGCAAGGGGTGAAGTTCGTCCACGCCAACGTCAAAACCTGCGACTTCACAGACGCCAACCTCCGCGATGCAGACTTTTCAGGTGCGGCCCTCGATGGAGCCGACTTCGTCAATGCGGACCTCACCGGGGCAGTCTTCACAGGCGCAACAGTTCAAGGTCAATGCTATTCGCAAGGCGAGGTGCCAGGCCATTGGCCGGGAGGTGACGCTTCCTCGTAG